The following proteins are co-located in the Rheinheimera salexigens genome:
- the seqA gene encoding replication initiation negative regulator SeqA produces MKTIEIDEELYQYIAGQTQQIGESASDILRRLLLGDATISDANVSTDTNATSQAADSTAEQAAKVAAHVSVFDLINRQELQTESSVVGRFLFILSVLARAHKKQFSAVLEIKGRNRLYFGRSHDELSEAGSSTNPKQIPNTEFWVMTNSNTTRKKMMLTEAALKLGYTEAEAERIRDLL; encoded by the coding sequence ATGAAAACCATCGAAATTGATGAAGAGCTGTACCAGTATATTGCGGGACAAACCCAGCAAATTGGCGAAAGTGCTTCAGATATTTTGCGTCGATTGCTGTTAGGTGATGCGACTATTTCTGATGCAAATGTATCTACAGATACTAATGCAACAAGCCAAGCCGCCGATTCAACTGCAGAGCAAGCAGCGAAGGTTGCAGCGCATGTTTCGGTATTCGATTTAATTAATCGCCAAGAATTACAAACTGAATCTAGTGTTGTTGGCCGATTTTTATTTATATTATCTGTTTTGGCCCGAGCACATAAAAAGCAATTTTCTGCAGTATTAGAGATAAAAGGCCGTAATCGTTTGTATTTTGGCCGTTCGCACGATGAACTATCTGAAGCAGGAAGTAGTACTAATCCGAAACAAATTCCGAATACCGAATTTTGGGTGATGACCAACTCTAATACTACGCGAAAGAAGATGATGTTAACCGAAGCTGCGCTTAAATTAGGTTATACCGAGGCTGAAGCTGAACGTATTCGCGATTTATTATAA
- the pgm gene encoding phosphoglucomutase (alpha-D-glucose-1,6-bisphosphate-dependent): MALHPLAGQPIPAELVPNISRLMTAYYVLEPDVQQFPEHKVSFGTSGHRGSALKQTFNEPHVLAICQAIADYRKQQGITGPLFLGKDTHALSEAAFATALEVLIANKIQVCIQQDLGYTPTPVISHAILGQNKGKTTQLADGIVITPSHNPPEDGGIKYNPPHGGPADTDATDWIEQRANALLDQDLDGVKMMPYQLALASGYCQHIDYIQHYVDDLENVVDMAAIAKANIRIAVDPMGGSGIAYWPRIAERYGLNLTVVNDKVDAAFAFMPLDKDGKIRMDCSSAYAMANLIQLKNQYDIAIGNDPDFDRHGIVTASGGLMNPNHYLATAINYLLANRPGWSTDLAIGKTLVSSALIDRVVASRGCQLYEVPVGFKWFVEGLHQAKLAFAGEESAGASFLRLDGTVWSTDKDGFILGLLAAEMLAKTGVDPYQQYQALTRELGAPLYQRIDVAASLEQKTALKKLDVNSVSQTHLAGDEIVSVQTSASGNKADIGGVKVATRNGWFAARPSGTEASYKIYLESFVDQAHLLQLEQDAKNFVNNVFSANT; this comes from the coding sequence ATGGCATTACATCCGTTAGCGGGGCAGCCAATACCGGCTGAATTAGTACCTAATATTAGCCGCTTAATGACAGCCTATTATGTATTAGAGCCGGATGTACAGCAGTTTCCTGAGCATAAAGTAAGCTTTGGCACATCAGGACACAGGGGGAGTGCGTTAAAGCAGACCTTTAATGAACCGCATGTATTGGCAATTTGCCAAGCTATTGCCGATTATCGCAAACAGCAAGGTATTACCGGGCCATTATTTTTAGGTAAAGATACCCATGCTTTATCTGAAGCCGCTTTTGCCACTGCGCTTGAAGTATTAATTGCTAATAAAATCCAAGTCTGTATTCAACAAGATCTTGGCTATACGCCCACGCCAGTTATATCCCATGCTATTTTAGGCCAAAATAAGGGTAAGACTACGCAGCTGGCTGATGGCATTGTTATTACTCCATCGCATAATCCGCCTGAAGATGGTGGTATTAAATATAATCCGCCGCATGGTGGCCCAGCCGATACTGATGCCACAGACTGGATTGAGCAACGGGCTAATGCTTTATTAGACCAAGACTTAGATGGCGTTAAGATGATGCCATATCAATTAGCCTTAGCGTCAGGTTATTGTCAGCATATTGATTATATACAACATTATGTTGATGATTTAGAAAATGTTGTGGATATGGCAGCCATTGCTAAAGCCAATATTCGCATAGCCGTTGATCCAATGGGTGGCTCGGGTATTGCCTATTGGCCACGTATTGCTGAGCGTTATGGTTTAAATCTTACTGTGGTAAATGACAAGGTTGATGCTGCTTTTGCTTTTATGCCATTAGATAAAGACGGCAAAATCCGTATGGATTGCTCTTCAGCTTATGCCATGGCTAACTTAATTCAGCTAAAAAATCAGTATGATATTGCGATAGGCAATGATCCTGATTTTGACCGCCACGGTATCGTTACCGCAAGCGGTGGATTAATGAACCCTAACCACTATCTTGCAACTGCTATTAACTATTTATTGGCTAATAGACCAGGTTGGTCAACTGATTTAGCAATAGGTAAAACCTTGGTTTCAAGTGCCTTAATTGACAGAGTTGTTGCCAGCCGTGGCTGTCAGTTATATGAAGTTCCCGTGGGTTTTAAATGGTTTGTTGAGGGTTTGCATCAGGCTAAACTTGCTTTTGCAGGCGAAGAAAGTGCCGGCGCCAGCTTTTTACGCTTAGACGGTACTGTGTGGAGTACCGATAAAGATGGTTTTATTTTAGGTTTATTAGCAGCAGAAATGTTAGCGAAAACCGGGGTTGATCCTTATCAACAATATCAAGCATTAACCCGAGAATTAGGCGCGCCTTTATATCAACGTATAGATGTTGCTGCCAGTTTAGAACAAAAAACAGCGTTAAAAAAACTAGATGTAAATAGCGTTAGCCAAACCCATTTGGCTGGTGATGAAATTGTATCTGTGCAAACCAGCGCATCTGGAAATAAAGCTGATATTGGTGGCGTAAAGGTAGCTACTCGTAATGGTTGGTTTGCCGCGCGGCCATCAGGCACTGAAGCCAGTTATAAAATATACTTGGAAAGCTTTGTTGACCAAGCGCATTTGTTACAACTAGAGCAGGATGCTAAAAATTTTGTTAATAACGTATTTAGCGCAAATACTTAA
- the fldA gene encoding flavodoxin FldA: MATVGIFFGSDTGNTEHIAKMIQKELGKHLFDVRDIAKSSKEDIAAFDLILFGIPTWYYGEAQCDWDDFFPDLEQVDFTNKLVAIFGCGDQEDYAEYFLDAMGTLRDIIEPKGAIIVGQWPTASYNFVASKGLADEDHFVGLGIDEDRQPELTEQRVKDWCKQIYEELSLKEFEGL, translated from the coding sequence ATGGCTACTGTAGGCATATTTTTTGGAAGTGATACTGGTAACACTGAGCATATTGCTAAAATGATCCAGAAAGAGTTAGGCAAGCACTTATTTGATGTGCGTGATATTGCTAAAAGCAGCAAAGAAGATATTGCCGCTTTTGATTTAATTTTATTTGGTATCCCAACTTGGTACTACGGTGAAGCACAGTGCGATTGGGATGATTTTTTCCCAGATTTAGAGCAAGTTGATTTTACCAATAAACTCGTCGCGATTTTTGGCTGTGGTGATCAAGAAGACTACGCTGAATACTTTCTCGATGCTATGGGCACTTTACGTGACATTATCGAGCCTAAGGGCGCCATTATTGTCGGTCAATGGCCTACCGCTAGTTATAATTTCGTTGCGTCTAAAGGCTTAGCAGATGAAGACCATTTTGTCGGTTTAGGTATCGATGAAGACCGTCAACCCGAGCTAACGGAGCAGCGCGTTAAAGATTGGTGTAAACAAATTTATGAAGAGTTAAGCCTGAAAGAGTTTGAAGGTCTTTAA
- a CDS encoding SAM-dependent methyltransferase — protein sequence MLQKGSLVCVGTGMTLGAHISPISRSHIEQADVVFVLVSDGVTEQWISQMNPDVRSLQPFYCEGKSRMETYQQMVDVMLAQVKQQRNVVGAFYGHPGVFAWVPHNAIKQAKKLGFKAYMEPGISAEDCLIADLAIDPGQFGCQHYETSQFMFYKRTIDNAAYLILWQVGVAGDRSLAKFSTGAEYKQLLVQLLAEYYPLQHQVILYEAITLPLQQPRIEYLALADLPLATMDFKTTLVIPPSQKMQLNSALLTRLEALTTAEQVSNATENN from the coding sequence ATGTTGCAAAAAGGAAGCTTAGTTTGTGTCGGCACGGGCATGACATTAGGGGCGCATATTAGTCCAATTTCACGAAGCCATATTGAGCAAGCCGATGTGGTATTCGTGTTAGTGTCAGACGGTGTTACTGAACAATGGATCAGCCAGATGAATCCTGACGTGCGTTCATTGCAGCCATTCTATTGTGAAGGTAAGTCACGGATGGAAACTTATCAGCAGATGGTTGACGTGATGCTGGCGCAAGTTAAACAGCAGCGCAACGTTGTTGGCGCATTTTATGGCCATCCCGGTGTATTTGCTTGGGTGCCGCATAATGCGATTAAACAAGCTAAAAAATTAGGGTTTAAGGCATATATGGAGCCTGGTATATCCGCTGAAGATTGTTTGATAGCCGATTTAGCCATCGATCCCGGTCAGTTTGGCTGTCAGCACTATGAAACCAGCCAGTTTATGTTTTATAAACGCACTATTGATAACGCGGCTTACTTAATATTATGGCAAGTGGGTGTAGCAGGTGACCGAAGTTTAGCTAAATTTAGTACCGGTGCTGAATATAAACAACTATTAGTACAATTACTGGCAGAATATTATCCGCTGCAACATCAGGTGATTTTATATGAAGCCATTACGCTACCGCTGCAACAGCCTCGGATTGAATATTTAGCCTTAGCTGACCTGCCATTAGCAACAATGGATTTTAAAACCACTTTAGTCATCCCTCCTAGTCAAAAAATGCAGCTGAATTCAGCATTACTCACACGGTTAGAAGCCTTAACAACGGCTGAGCAGGTCAGTAATGCTACTGAAAACAACTGA
- a CDS encoding DUF2788 domain-containing protein, with protein sequence MAFEQIETLGLWLGLFILYAFIVMAILDVLKKSNAPKFGRFFVWLVLFLSPLVFIIKSVVPFFLE encoded by the coding sequence TTGGCTTTTGAGCAAATTGAAACCCTTGGATTATGGTTGGGTTTATTTATTCTGTATGCTTTTATCGTCATGGCGATTTTAGATGTATTGAAAAAAAGCAATGCCCCGAAATTCGGCCGGTTTTTTGTATGGCTAGTGCTCTTTTTGTCGCCACTGGTATTTATTATCAAAAGCGTAGTACCGTTTTTTCTTGAGTAA
- a CDS encoding GNAT family N-acetyltransferase, translated as MLLKTTDDILNYFTFTTPRLSLKPVDHTTLPFLAKLYGCSNTMHYIAAPFSYVQTAAMLNTMLRKQKQQQCDSLILLLKNKNSLIEYGISGMPYIDFVNKKAEIGVILLLKFQNIGVALEVMRAIVAKLIALEIKTIYMQISPTNKAAILLASKLGFIANTEKTRYIYQYVVNTKDNKILKG; from the coding sequence ATGCTACTGAAAACAACTGACGACATCTTAAATTATTTTACATTTACAACACCAAGGCTGAGCCTGAAACCAGTAGACCACACCACGCTGCCGTTTTTAGCTAAATTGTATGGTTGCAGTAATACCATGCACTATATTGCAGCTCCATTTTCTTATGTACAAACTGCTGCGATGCTTAACACTATGCTACGAAAGCAAAAACAGCAGCAATGCGACAGTTTAATTTTACTGCTAAAGAATAAAAACAGTTTAATAGAATATGGCATTAGTGGTATGCCTTACATTGACTTTGTTAATAAAAAGGCTGAAATTGGGGTTATATTATTGTTGAAGTTTCAAAATATAGGTGTGGCATTAGAAGTTATGCGAGCTATTGTCGCCAAGTTAATAGCCCTAGAGATAAAAACTATTTATATGCAAATAAGCCCAACCAATAAAGCGGCGATACTGTTAGCGTCGAAGCTAGGATTTATTGCAAATACTGAAAAAACTCGTTACATATATCAATATGTAGTTAATACTAAAGATAATAAAATATTGA
- the ybfE gene encoding LexA regulated protein encodes MAKIATDRTTIDLFAQDKRPGRPKTNPLPRTEQLKLNKRNQIKRDRSKGLKRIEFKVSDKLYEQLSQHASDADMTRSAYIEHILTQMLTR; translated from the coding sequence ATGGCTAAGATTGCCACTGATCGCACCACTATTGATTTGTTTGCACAAGATAAACGTCCGGGGCGACCAAAAACAAATCCGTTGCCCCGAACGGAACAGCTTAAGCTGAACAAACGCAATCAAATCAAGCGTGATCGCAGTAAAGGTTTAAAACGTATAGAGTTCAAAGTGTCTGATAAATTGTATGAACAGCTAAGTCAGCACGCTAGCGACGCCGATATGACGCGCAGCGCCTATATTGAACATATTTTGACACAAATGTTGACCAGGTAA
- a CDS encoding alpha/beta fold hydrolase has translation MLLHTHCTGSGDPIVLIHGLFGSYENLGIIARSLAEHYHVINIDVRNHGQSPHSEQMTYALMAEDVAETLDHLGLSKVSILGHSMGGKIAMAFALAHPERVDKLILADIAPVAYPARHQQILAGLSAVPLSQIQSRSDADKHLAHYINELGVRQFLLKSLAIQDDHYSWRFNLAALTEQYSKINGELDQKGSFTGECLFIKGELSDYILAEHKSQILAQFPKAQVKTIQGTGHWLHAEKPAIFSRLVQDFLSA, from the coding sequence ATGCTATTACATACCCATTGTACTGGTTCAGGCGATCCTATCGTGCTGATCCACGGCCTATTTGGCAGTTATGAAAACTTAGGTATTATTGCCCGAAGTTTGGCAGAACACTACCATGTAATTAATATTGATGTGCGTAATCATGGTCAATCTCCACATAGCGAGCAAATGACATACGCGTTAATGGCTGAAGATGTAGCAGAAACCCTAGATCATTTAGGCTTATCTAAAGTGTCTATTCTTGGCCATTCTATGGGGGGAAAGATTGCCATGGCATTTGCATTGGCTCACCCAGAGCGCGTTGATAAGCTAATTCTGGCCGATATAGCGCCGGTAGCCTACCCGGCTCGGCATCAGCAAATTTTAGCCGGTTTAAGTGCTGTGCCGCTAAGCCAGATCCAAAGTCGCTCTGATGCTGATAAACATTTAGCTCACTATATTAATGAGCTAGGTGTACGCCAATTTTTATTAAAAAGCTTAGCCATACAAGATGATCATTATAGCTGGCGCTTTAATTTAGCGGCATTAACTGAGCAATACAGCAAGATTAATGGTGAACTAGATCAAAAGGGTAGCTTTACCGGTGAGTGTTTATTTATAAAGGGTGAATTATCCGACTATATTTTAGCTGAACATAAGTCACAAATATTAGCCCAGTTCCCAAAGGCGCAAGTAAAAACGATTCAAGGCACTGGCCATTGGTTACATGCCGAGAAGCCAGCGATTTTCAGCCGACTAGTCCAAGATTTTTTATCGGCTTAA